The sequence below is a genomic window from Roseiconus lacunae.
AATCAATTGCGAAGGTTGTCGCTCGACTTGCTCGGGCTGCCTCCGTCACCCGAGCAGGTCGACCAGTTCCTTAAAGATGACCAGCCCGATGCGTACTTGCGTCGGGTCGACGAGCTGCTCGCTTCGCCTCGATTCGGCGAGCGATTCGCCGAGTATTGGTTGGACCTTGTTCGATTTGCCGACACCGTCGGCTACCACGGAGACCAGATACATAACATTGCACCTTACCGCGACTGGGTGATTGATTCGCTCAATCAAAACAAGTCACTCGATCAGTTTAGTCGTGAACAACTCGCCGGCGATTTACTAGACGAACCGACGACGGATCAATTGATCGCATCGGGGTACAATCGCTTGCTGCAAACGACCCACGAAGGCGGGTTGCAACCGAAGGAGTACCGAGCGATCTATGCGGCCGACCGAGTTCGCAATGTTTCGGAAGTCTGGATGGCGGCGACGATGGGCTGCTGCCAGTGCCACGATCACAAATACGACCCGTACACGGCACTCGATTTCTATTCGATGGCTGCGTTCTTTGCGGACGTTGACGATGAGGCGCATTTCAAGAATGGCTCCAATGCGCTACCGACGCGGCGTGAGCCCGAGATCGATGTGCTTTCGGCGACCGATCGAATGCGTTTAGAGTCGATCGATCGGGCGATCGCCGAGGCGAAGGAGCAAGGTGATACCGCTGTCGCCGAGATGCTGCGCGAGCAGCGAAAGGAGATCGATGGCCGTCGGGTGCGGACAATGATTACCAAGGCAATGCAGTCCCCGCGAGAGACGCGCTTCCTTCCCCGCGGAAACTGGCTTGATGAAAGTGGGGATGTCGTCGCCCCGGCGGTTCCGGCGTTCCTCGGGGACATTCATCGATTTGCAAAGCTCGCGCCCGACGCTCGCGCCAATCGACTGCATTTGGCGAATTGGTTGTTTGATTGTGAGGAGGGCATCGGGCGGTTGACCGCCCGAGTGTTCGCCAACCGGCTTTGGTACCTCTACAGTGGTCAGGGCATTAGCCCATCGCTTGCCGATTTCGGTGGGCAGGGCCAGCCTCCTCGCCATAGCGCGTTGCTCGATCACTTAGCCGGCGTGTTGATCGACAGTGATTGGGATATCAAGGCGACGGTACGGATCATCGTGACGAGCGAAACGTACCGTCGTCAGGTCGCGGCCGCGTCCGAACTGCACAACAAGACTTCGCAATCAGAATTAAGTAGTTTGGTCGGCGCCGTGCAATCCGGTCACCGACTTCCCGCCGAAACGGTACGCGATTCACTCTTGTTCATTTCAGGATTACTGGATGATCAAGTCGGTGGCCAAAGTGCGAAGCCGTTTCAGCCGGCCGGGTATTATCGCCACTTGAATTTTCCCCGTCGGACATACCAGCATGATTCCGGTGCGATGCAGTGGCGGCGAGGCG
It includes:
- a CDS encoding PSD1 and planctomycete cytochrome C domain-containing protein, translating into MRSAYLSIHTRRKLDVGQSVRNGNFHEGRAVLANSRSSHCHAASSWAGLACKGLAVAFAWLGLAPAAELNGGETLSFNRDVRPILSNHCFACHGPDEAHRGADLRLDQAEAAHGYAIVPGNADESEIIARILETDEDLRMPPADIGKRLTEDEIQILRRWVDAGAPYEAYWAYVPPKPVSIPPGVASGVNAIDSLVRRDLDRQRHHAAELATRRNQLRRLSLDLLGLPPSPEQVDQFLKDDQPDAYLRRVDELLASPRFGERFAEYWLDLVRFADTVGYHGDQIHNIAPYRDWVIDSLNQNKSLDQFSREQLAGDLLDEPTTDQLIASGYNRLLQTTHEGGLQPKEYRAIYAADRVRNVSEVWMAATMGCCQCHDHKYDPYTALDFYSMAAFFADVDDEAHFKNGSNALPTRREPEIDVLSATDRMRLESIDRAIAEAKEQGDTAVAEMLREQRKEIDGRRVRTMITKAMQSPRETRFLPRGNWLDESGDVVAPAVPAFLGDIHRFAKLAPDARANRLHLANWLFDCEEGIGRLTARVFANRLWYLYSGQGISPSLADFGGQGQPPRHSALLDHLAGVLIDSDWDIKATVRIIVTSETYRRQVAAASELHNKTSQSELSSLVGAVQSGHRLPAETVRDSLLFISGLLDDQVGGQSAKPFQPAGYYRHLNFPRRTYQHDSGAMQWRRGVYTHWQRQFVHPMMKALDAPSREECTAQRSRSNTPLESLALLNDPTFVIAAQAFAARVLRETESSAGAATETQDRIHHAFRLALSRKADPIELQTLLDLFDAEHKRYQTDAAAADGLLSLADATPIAWPTESGMAERAAWTSACRVIFNLHETLYRP